One window of the Plasmodium vivax chromosome 2, whole genome shotgun sequence genome contains the following:
- a CDS encoding hypothetical protein, conserved (encoded by transcript PVX_081500A) — protein MKLPLGVVLSVMLLLGLICAEGDPPKPRRRDKYRNKFRKLHKIPTLSNDSDRNFLQMKSAHIYNPSIAYRDLFDNNSMGTSTIYYNRLMWGAVIFLFMFILVSSIGVYLYVKSLESSAPKKRHVKNATNYYVVNPIVPYANGPRNDQRNDQRNDQRNDQRNDQRNDQRNDQRNDQRNDQRNGLSAVKLKDNQWDVSNYKNEKLVTLDQVEVNNAVNIYHCEGSTFVIENEKFKSLAMHKCVKCNVVLKNLISSIEIISSSKAKVQVLGKCSSISIDKSTGVQIYLSKENSESEFTTALSSEMNVHLENENGEWTEITIPEQFQHRLANGKLLTRVSDLYSF, from the exons ATGAAGCTGCCCCTCGGAGTTGTCCTCTCGGTTATGCTCCTCCTGGGGCTAATCTGCGCCgagggggacccccccaAGCCACGCAGGAGAGACAAATACAGGAACAAATTCCGGAAGCTCCACAAGATACCCACCTTGAGCAACGACTCGGATCGAAACTTCCTGCAGATGAAGTCCGCGCACATTTATAACCCCTCCATCGCGTACAGAG accTCTTCGACAACAACTCCATGGGGACGTCCACCATTTACTACAACCGCCTGATGTGGGGAGCCGTCATCTTCCTATTCATGTTCATACTGGTGAGCAGCATAGGGGTGTACCTTTACGTGAAGAGCTTGGAGAGCAGCGCGCCGAAGAAGAGGCACGTGAAGAACGCCACAAACTACTACGTCGTCAACCCGATCGTGCCCTACGC GAACGGCCCGCGGAACGATCAGCGGAACGATCAGCGGAACGATCAGCGGAACGATCAGCGGAATGATCAGCGGAACGATCAGCGGAACGATCAGCGGAACGATCAGCGGAATGATCAGCGAAACGGCCTTTCCG ctgTCAAACTGAAGGACAACCAGTGGGATGTGTCCAACTACAAAAACGAAAAGCTGGTCACACTCGACCAAGTGGAAGTGAACAACGCAGTGAACATTTACCACTGCGAAGGAAGCACATTCGtaattgaaaatgaaaaattcaaatCGCTAGCTATGCACAAGTGCGTCAAGTGTAACGTCGTTTTGAAAAACTTAATTTCATCCATCGAAATAATTAGCTCGAGTAAAGCCAAGGTGCAGGTGCTGGGTAAGTGCTCTTCCATTTCGATTGACAAGTCTACGGGGGTGCAGATTTATCTGTCTAAGGAGAACAGCGAATCTGAGTTTACCACCGCGCTGTCATCCGAAATGAATGTTCAtcttgaaaatgaaaatggggAGTGGACCGAAATTACCATTCCGGAGCAGTTTCAACATCGCCTGGCAAATGGGAAGCTCCTCACGAGAGTGTCAGATCTGTACTCATTTTGA
- a CDS encoding hypothetical protein, conserved (encoded by transcript PVX_081495A), producing the protein MAVTLGKLLLRGSRRWPSGVPPLDKLGSASNGSVGEVGDVHNMIDPPLGEEEDYPSYVQPNEKSSCDRWAESWKDANVKGVEGKEKRGHYATPPVSDNPAYTVPYRYKVVIPPRRKKVKDISDVNEQKRGEKSKGASPNESNDPMENIKEEYSRDVSDQMSYSDFVGFRNPTLETWDNYRYWQDSGFKKFLHRTFPIKLPEHRTLNPLLREYIYFLHSFDPFRFSVKKLSERYFLSQNCIHSIYKEESVKRFLRENQLCDEKTKRISKREAVLKIKELIYANKLGYKDAGDFENVKNEEDQFQGHKNTFDAINRQVIQVESISAFPLPDRRDPVPKRVDVDIPVANSANVKVMNWVNPNDKVVF; encoded by the coding sequence ATGGCTGTGACTCTCGGGAAGCTGCTCCTGCGCGGCAGTAGGAGATGGCCGAGCGGGGTGCCTCCACTTGATAAGTTGGGGAGTGCTTCCAACGGCAGCGTCGGCGAGGTGGGAGATGTGCACAACATGATAGACCCCCCGTtaggggaagaggaggattACCCGTCGTATGTGCAACCGAACGAGAAGAGCAGCTGCGACAGGTGGGCCGAAAGCTGGAAAGACGCAAATGTAAAGGGTgtagaaggaaaagaaaaaagaggtcATTATGCCACCCCCCCAGTGAGTGACAACCCCGCGTATACAGTTCCCTACAGATACAAAGTGGTGATTCCGCCGAGGcgaaaaaaggtgaaagaTATTTCAGATGTGAATGAGCAGAAGAGGGGAGAGAAAAGCAAAGGGGCATCCCCAAATGAATCAAACGACCCTATGGAAAACATAAAAGAGGAGTACAGTCGAGATGTCAGCGACCAGATGAGTTACTCCGATTTCGTAGGGTTCAGAAATCCAACCCTAGAAACTTGGGATAACTACAGGTACTGGCAAGATAGTGGGttcaaaaaatttctacACAGAACGTTCCCAATAAAGTTACCTGAACATAGGACACTGAACCCATTGTTAAGAGAATACATTTACTTTTTACATTCATTTGATCCGTTTCGATTTTCTGTGAAGAAGCTGAGCGAGAGGTACTTCCTCTCCCAGAATTGCATCCACTCCATTTATAAAGAGGAGAGTGTGAAGCGATTCCTCCGAGAGAACCAGCTGTGCGATGAGAAGACAAAACGAAttagcaaaagggaagccgttttaaaaattaaagagttGATATATGCCAACAAGTTAGGCTACAAAGATGCTGGTGACtttgaaaatgtgaagaatgaGGAGGACCAATTTCAGGGGCACAAGAACACCTTCGATGCTATCAACAGGCAGGTTATCCAGGTGGAGTCCATTTCTGCCTTCCCCTTGCCCGACCGGCGCGACCCCGTGCCCAAGCGAGTCGACGTCGACATCCCCGTGGCGAACTCCGCCAACGTGAAGGTTATGAACTGGGTCAACCCGAACGATAAGGTCGTTTTTTGA
- a CDS encoding hypothetical protein, conserved (encoded by transcript PVX_081505A), with protein sequence MRILKKAVNRWGFAAASPLGNRKVCCLPGVHKLVGGVGGPLNSTNGAPLNNTNGAPLNNTNGAPLNRANPFPSKRSMASGASVPYAKDSQMEEQMSNEEIIKFFEENKNMNIDKLYNMVKNLSRKKMEERKKIVEDDKFLGILEEIENRINIMNTRYLCNFSLRLVSLSINNDDIKKLLTKISEQVLKKMNVNPRDLVGICFALSLCNNVNEYFFEHVKKETISNIDAYTPTLLTQLLESMRLSQNLDIELTNLIIEKMCEEIDRFTTKDVTLALKTLSMAGIPRGFLIRRLCNLVFDNISHFHHSALVNILYNLTKLKFTTTNHIDVIYKNVEEHLEECNVTTLCELLYTFYMNEINEENKIRKIFYHLQYDHFNTTKTAVIIDFVHAATYYKNYVDGEKLTKLIDLLFKRNVPKSLTLIAKIREPIYFLAGDEQFMFDLNSISPSWLNAMNDFLRIDHEKLQALKTFHEVQNVLNTIAPNFKLNFVPLQIVNSFSVDFIENEKKIIIDLDTIVRHTSFQMKHKHFEKLGYKTAKIHFWKWRKCRSEKEQQNYLSDIIYSVTDRRTSATEQPAGESGEEKQISASQG encoded by the coding sequence ATGCGGATTTTGAAGAAGGCCGTGAACCGGTGGGGCTTCGCGGCGGCGTCGCCCCTGGGAAACCGGAAGGTGTGCTGCCTCCCCGGTGTGCACAAGTTAGTCGGCGGTGTGGGTGGCCCGCTGAACAGCACTAACGGAGCGCCACTAAACAACACGAACGGAGCGCCACTAAACAACACGAACGGAGCGCCGCTAAACCGAGCCAACCCGTTCCCATCGAAGCGGAGTATGGCCAGCGGCGCGAGCGTCCCCTACGCGAAGGACagccaaatggaagaacaaaTGAGCAACGAGGAAATCATCAAATTTTtcgaagaaaataaaaacatgaaCATAGACAAGCTGTACAATATGGTGAAAAACttgagcagaaaaaaaatggaggaaaggaaaaaaattgtggaggACGACAAATTTCTTGGCATCCTTGAAGAAATCGAAAACAGAATAAACATTATGAACACGAGGTATTTGTGCAATTTCTCCCTACGGTTGGTCAGCCTGTCCATAAATAAtgatgatataaaaaaattattaaccaAAATAAGTGAAcaggttttaaaaaaaatgaatgtgaATCCTCGGGACTTGGTTGGAATATGTTTTGCCTTAAGTCTATGCAACAATGtgaatgaatatttttttgaacatgtgaaaaaggaaaccatTTCGAACATCGACGCGTACACACCGACGTTGCTAACACAGTTGCTGGAGAGTATGAGACTTTCCCAAAATTTGGACATCGAGTTAACCAATTTGATCATCGAAAAAATGTGTGAAGAAATTGATCGCTTTACAACGAAAGATGTTACACTTGCGCTGAAGACGTTGTCCATGGCTGGCATCCCAAGAGGTTTTCTCATCAGACGTCTGTGCAATCTTGTGTTTGATAATATATCTCACTTCCATCACTCCGCGTtggtaaatattttatacaatttaACCAAACTGAAATTCACCACGACGAATCATATTGACgtgatttacaaaaatgtggaggaaCACTTGGAAGAGTGTAACGTCACGACGCTGTGTGAATTGCTGTACACTTTTTACATGAAcgaaataaatgaagaaaataaaattcgaaaaattttttatcacctGCAGTATGACCATTTTAATACGACCAAAACGGCTGTCATCATCGATTTTGTTCATGCCGCTACGTATTATAAGAATTACGTGGATGGGGAAAAGCTAACCAAATTAATTGACTTGCTGTTCAAGCGGAATGTGCCAAAGTCGCTCACCCTCATTGCCAAGATAAGGGAGCCCATTTATTTTCTCGCAGGGGATGAACAGTTTATGTTCGATTTGAACAGCATATCCCCCTCGTGGCTAAATGCCATGAATGACTTCCTCCGAATTGACCACGAAAAACTGCAAGCGTTGAAAACATTTCATGAAGTACAAAATGTGCTAAATACAATTGCgccaaattttaaattaaattttgttcccctACAAATTGTCAATTCGTTCTCAGTGGACTTtatcgaaaatgaaaaaaaaatcatcatcGATTTGGATACCATCGTCAGGCATACATCGTTCCAAATGAAACACAAGCACTTTGAAAAACTGGGATATAAAACTGCCAAAATTCACTTTTGGAAATGGAGAAAATGTAGATCGGAAAAGGAACAACAGAACTATCTGTCTGACATCATTTACTCCGTCACTGATAGGCGGACGAGCGCCACGGAGCAGCCCGCCGGAGAAAGTGgcgaggaaaaacaaataagcGCTTCACAGGGGTGA